From the Psychrobacillus sp. FSL K6-4046 genome, one window contains:
- a CDS encoding cytochrome c oxidase subunit I, whose amino-acid sequence MSSIAKKKGFGATLWDYLTTVDHKKIAVLYLAAGGLFFVIGGIEAMLIRIQLAKPDNDFVSAGLFNEIITMHGTTMIFLAAMPILFGYMNAVVPLQIGARDVAFPFLNALGFWLFLFGGIFLNLSWFMGGAPDAGWTSYASLSLASPGHGIDFYALGLQISGAGTYIAGINFLVTIINMRAPGMTYMRMPLFTWTTFVASALILFAFPPLTIGLFFLIIDRMFGGQFFNHEMGGNTIIWEHLFWIFGHPEVYILILPAFGIFSEIFSLFARKRLFGYSSMVFATVLIGFLGFMVWAHHMFTVGLGPTANAIFAVATMAIAVPTGMKIFNWLLTIWGGSIKVTVPMLYALGFIPSFVAGGVTGVMQAAAPLDYQVHDSYFIVAHFHYVIVGGVVLAILAALHLYWPLMFNQMLSEKLGKWTFWFFFIGFHLTFFVQHFLGLMGMPRRVFTFGADQGWDLFNAISSGGAVFMAIGVIILVINIVITIVKNEKVGNDPWEDGRTLEWAIPQPIPFYNFKQTPLVRGLDTFWIEKQEGNKEGMTYAEPISDIHMPNNSFIPFVMTLGLFIAAFGALYNGEKDWAVPVLVLGLAITVASMAVRSLKDDHGYHIHKEDLMNDKGGK is encoded by the coding sequence GTGAGTTCTATAGCTAAGAAAAAAGGCTTTGGCGCAACTTTATGGGACTATTTGACAACAGTAGACCATAAAAAGATTGCTGTCCTGTATCTCGCTGCCGGTGGTTTGTTCTTCGTAATCGGTGGTATCGAGGCAATGCTTATTCGTATCCAATTGGCTAAACCGGATAACGACTTTGTAAGTGCAGGTCTTTTCAATGAAATTATAACAATGCATGGTACTACGATGATTTTCCTTGCAGCCATGCCGATATTATTTGGTTATATGAATGCCGTCGTGCCACTACAAATCGGTGCACGTGACGTAGCATTCCCGTTCTTAAACGCACTTGGATTTTGGTTATTCTTATTTGGTGGTATCTTCCTAAACCTTTCTTGGTTTATGGGTGGAGCTCCTGATGCTGGTTGGACTTCTTATGCATCACTGTCCTTAGCATCGCCTGGTCACGGTATTGACTTCTATGCACTCGGACTACAAATATCCGGTGCTGGTACGTATATTGCCGGGATTAACTTCCTTGTAACAATTATTAATATGCGTGCGCCTGGTATGACATATATGCGTATGCCATTGTTCACTTGGACTACATTTGTGGCAAGTGCATTAATTTTATTTGCATTCCCACCACTTACAATCGGTCTTTTCTTCCTTATCATCGACCGTATGTTTGGAGGACAATTCTTCAATCATGAAATGGGAGGAAATACAATTATCTGGGAGCATTTATTCTGGATATTTGGACATCCTGAGGTATATATTCTGATTTTACCTGCTTTCGGTATTTTCTCAGAAATCTTCTCATTATTTGCTCGTAAACGTCTATTTGGATATTCATCCATGGTATTTGCGACAGTATTGATCGGATTCTTAGGATTCATGGTTTGGGCCCATCACATGTTTACAGTTGGATTAGGGCCAACAGCTAACGCAATTTTTGCAGTTGCAACAATGGCAATTGCTGTACCAACTGGTATGAAAATATTTAACTGGCTGCTTACAATTTGGGGAGGAAGTATTAAAGTTACAGTTCCGATGCTTTATGCATTAGGATTTATCCCTTCATTCGTAGCAGGTGGTGTAACTGGTGTCATGCAAGCCGCGGCTCCACTTGACTACCAAGTACATGATTCTTACTTTATCGTTGCCCATTTCCATTATGTAATCGTTGGTGGGGTAGTACTTGCTATCTTAGCTGCATTACATTTATATTGGCCTTTAATGTTCAACCAAATGTTAAGTGAAAAATTAGGTAAGTGGACTTTCTGGTTCTTCTTTATCGGTTTCCATCTAACATTCTTTGTTCAGCATTTCTTAGGATTAATGGGTATGCCACGTCGTGTATTCACGTTCGGAGCAGATCAAGGTTGGGATTTATTCAACGCAATCAGTTCCGGTGGTGCCGTATTCATGGCAATCGGTGTAATTATCCTTGTAATTAATATCGTTATCACAATTGTTAAAAACGAAAAAGTTGGAAATGACCCTTGGGAAGATGGACGTACATTGGAGTGGGCTATTCCACAACCAATTCCATTCTACAACTTTAAACAAACTCCACTAGTTCGTGGTTTAGATACTTTCTGGATTGAAAAACAAGAAGGAAACAAAGAAGGCATGACATATGCAGAGCCAATTTCGGATATCCATATGCCTAACAATTCTTTCATTCCTTTCGTAATGACATTAGGTTTATTTATCGCAGCGTTCGGTGCACTTTACAATGGTGAAAAAGATTGGGCTGTTCCAGTATTAGTACTAGGACTTGCAATTACAGTTGCTTCTATGGCTGTTCGTTCATTGAAAGACGACCACGGATATCACATTCATAAAGAAGATTTAATGAATGACAAAGGGGGTAAATAA
- the coxB gene encoding cytochrome c oxidase subunit II, protein MMKGLKKWRLFSLLAALTIFLSGCGEEYLSTLSPAGEVGRDQFNLLLLASAIMALVIIVVVIIYVIALTRYSRKKVGEDVIPKQVEGSHTLEIIWTVIPIILLVILAIPTVYYTYKHADVAAMDQVDEEGNKTNLTVNVTAKLYWWEFEYPDLGIVTAQELVVPTDEQVFFNLKAADVKHSFWIPSIGGKLDTNVENVNKFYLVFDKESAGLEDGVFYGKCAELCGPSHALMDFKVKSMNREDFNEWAEAMKTTVHTAEGDLAQQGEELFQTATCIGCHATGGEGMAGQMGPSLATFGDRNRVAGFMEHNKENIKKWISDPQEYKPGNIMPADEQLNGGKPFTDEQLDALAEYLMGLSIEK, encoded by the coding sequence ATGATGAAAGGGCTTAAAAAATGGCGACTTTTTTCACTGTTAGCAGCTCTTACGATTTTTCTGTCGGGTTGTGGCGAAGAATATTTATCAACGCTATCACCTGCGGGAGAAGTCGGAAGAGATCAATTTAATCTATTACTACTAGCATCAGCTATTATGGCATTAGTTATTATAGTAGTAGTGATAATTTATGTAATTGCTCTAACGAGATATAGTCGCAAAAAGGTTGGAGAAGATGTGATTCCTAAACAGGTTGAAGGAAGTCACACACTTGAAATTATTTGGACAGTTATTCCAATTATACTTTTAGTTATTCTTGCAATTCCAACTGTTTATTACACGTATAAGCATGCAGATGTTGCAGCTATGGATCAAGTGGATGAAGAAGGAAACAAAACAAACCTAACAGTAAATGTAACTGCAAAGTTATACTGGTGGGAATTTGAGTATCCGGACTTAGGAATAGTAACTGCACAAGAACTAGTTGTTCCTACAGATGAGCAAGTATTCTTCAATTTGAAGGCTGCTGATGTAAAACACTCATTCTGGATTCCATCAATCGGTGGTAAATTAGATACAAACGTTGAAAACGTAAACAAATTCTACCTTGTATTCGATAAAGAATCTGCAGGATTAGAAGATGGAGTTTTCTACGGAAAATGTGCTGAATTATGTGGACCATCCCATGCATTAATGGACTTTAAAGTAAAATCAATGAATCGTGAAGATTTCAATGAGTGGGCAGAAGCAATGAAAACCACTGTACATACTGCAGAAGGGGATCTTGCTCAACAAGGGGAAGAATTATTCCAAACAGCTACTTGTATTGGATGTCACGCAACTGGTGGCGAAGGTATGGCTGGTCAAATGGGACCAAGCTTAGCTACATTTGGAGATCGTAACCGCGTGGCAGGCTTCATGGAACACAATAAAGAAAATATAAAAAAATGGATCAGTGATCCTCAAGAGTATAAACCAGGTAACATCATGCCTGCTGATGAACAATTAAATGGCGGTAAACCATTTACAGACGAGCAATTAGATGCTCTTGCAGAATACTTAATGGGACTATCTATTGAAAAATAA
- the cyoE gene encoding heme o synthase, producing the protein MSNGHTITATTKTDRDPVTSSFLKDFLSLIKIGIVNSNLVTTFTGLWLAFQFTNTNFLHELDLLFFTLFGSALIIAGSAAMNNFIDRDIDPVMQSKKGRPTVTGRFNPTAVLITSFTFLVVGEAFLFMASTSAGIWGLAGIISYVVLYSMWSKRKHVSNTIVGSISGAIPPVIGWAAVEPGLSLGALGLFFIMFAWQPPHFYALAMKRVEEYRAANIPMLPVVKGFKRTKVSMLLWVILLFPLPLFLMELGTAFVVLATALNIGWLVLAVKGFKVEDDIKWATKMFVYSLNYMTILFVSMIIFSMFV; encoded by the coding sequence ATGTCAAATGGTCATACTATAACCGCTACGACCAAAACCGACAGAGATCCGGTAACTTCTTCTTTTTTGAAAGACTTCCTTTCATTGATTAAAATTGGAATTGTCAATTCTAATTTAGTTACTACTTTTACAGGTTTATGGTTAGCTTTCCAGTTTACGAATACAAACTTTCTTCACGAGCTAGATTTATTGTTTTTCACGCTTTTTGGTTCCGCGTTAATAATTGCAGGTTCCGCTGCGATGAACAATTTTATCGATCGTGATATCGACCCAGTGATGCAGAGTAAGAAGGGTAGACCAACTGTCACAGGTAGATTTAACCCGACAGCCGTGCTCATTACTTCTTTCACGTTTTTAGTTGTAGGTGAGGCTTTCTTATTTATGGCATCTACTTCCGCAGGTATATGGGGATTAGCTGGTATAATCAGTTATGTCGTTTTGTACTCTATGTGGTCGAAAAGAAAGCATGTCAGTAATACTATTGTGGGTAGTATCTCTGGTGCAATCCCACCGGTAATCGGCTGGGCGGCTGTAGAGCCAGGTTTAAGTTTAGGAGCATTAGGCTTGTTCTTCATTATGTTTGCTTGGCAACCACCTCATTTCTACGCTTTGGCTATGAAACGTGTGGAAGAATACCGTGCAGCTAATATTCCAATGCTACCTGTAGTCAAAGGTTTCAAGCGTACAAAGGTTTCTATGCTACTGTGGGTGATTTTACTATTCCCACTTCCACTATTTTTGATGGAACTAGGAACAGCTTTTGTTGTACTTGCAACAGCGTTAAACATTGGATGGCTAGTTTTAGCTGTTAAAGGATTTAAAGTAGAAGACGATATTAAATGGGCGACTAAAATGTTCGTTTATTCATTGAACTATATGACAATTCTATTTGTATCAATGATTATCTTCTCTATGTTTGTTTAA
- a CDS encoding heme A synthase, translating into MHINKYLKWLAVASTIGMLLILLGGALVTKTDSGMGCGRHWPGCNGQLIPDVITAEVLIEFSHRLVTGAVGILIVALSVWAWRALGHVRETKFLSFMAFFFLVLQALIGAAQVKWGQGDFILALHFGISLISFAAVLLLTLLIFEVDRKFDTDKIKIGRTLRFHTIGVALYSYIVIYTGALVRHTESSLICNDWPLCNNDGFALPTNMYEWVQMGHRAAAGLIFIWILIIAIHVIKNYKDQRAIYWGWIISLILVSCQVVTGMVVVLTKLNLYIALLHSLFISLLFGLLCYLILLLSRSKTSN; encoded by the coding sequence TTGCATATAAACAAATATTTAAAATGGCTAGCTGTAGCTTCAACAATTGGTATGCTCCTAATTCTTTTAGGTGGAGCACTTGTTACAAAGACTGACAGCGGCATGGGTTGTGGTAGACATTGGCCTGGCTGTAATGGACAGCTTATACCAGATGTAATTACCGCTGAAGTTTTAATTGAGTTTTCACATCGCCTAGTTACAGGGGCAGTTGGAATATTAATTGTAGCATTATCCGTATGGGCTTGGCGCGCATTGGGTCATGTTCGTGAGACTAAGTTCTTATCCTTTATGGCTTTCTTTTTCCTTGTGTTGCAAGCATTAATCGGAGCCGCTCAAGTTAAATGGGGACAGGGCGACTTTATCCTCGCACTTCATTTTGGAATTTCCCTAATTTCCTTTGCAGCAGTATTACTTTTGACACTTCTAATTTTCGAGGTAGACAGAAAATTTGATACTGATAAGATTAAAATCGGTAGGACACTGAGATTTCATACCATTGGCGTGGCCTTATATTCCTACATTGTTATATACACGGGGGCATTAGTTCGTCACACCGAGTCAAGTTTAATCTGTAATGACTGGCCACTATGTAACAATGATGGCTTTGCCTTACCAACCAATATGTATGAATGGGTTCAAATGGGGCACAGAGCAGCTGCCGGCCTAATCTTTATCTGGATTTTAATCATTGCTATTCATGTCATCAAGAACTATAAGGATCAACGTGCGATTTACTGGGGCTGGATTATTTCCCTCATACTTGTGTCCTGCCAGGTAGTTACAGGTATGGTTGTAGTATTAACTAAATTAAACCTTTATATCGCCTTACTTCATTCTTTATTTATTTCTCTTTTATTTGGTTTGTTATGTTATCTCATATTATTGTTATCGAGAAGTAAAACAAGCAACTAA